The genome window GGCAGAATGGAGGCAGCAGCTGACACCAAAGGAGAAGTTGAGGCCTTGGGGAAACTGAGAGACAAGGCTCTCTGCGATCAGCTGGTTCAAGGAGCCAGGGAACAGTCTGTGCGCAGGGAGCTGCGTAGGATTCAGCTGGCCAGTGAGTCAAAAGGATTTACCGCCATGAGGAGGGAGGCCCTTCTGCTATTCCAGGAGGCTGAACCAGCTGGACGGACTGGGCGAATTCGTGAGATAGCTGAGGTCACGACACAGCAGTCATTCCAACAACAACTGGTGGATTCGCAGCGAGAGTTGGCCTCAGTTGTAACCACCCTCAAGGAAGAGGTTGCCAATCTGCGATCAGAGATACAAGTGCTGCACCAGTCTCGACCTAGACGCAAACCTCTGTCAGAGGTTGAGTGCCACCAATGTGGCCAGAAGGGCCACTATAAGAAGCAGTGTCCACAGGGAAGGGAGCAGGAGACACAGAACCAGGGAAACTAAGGAGCTCTGCTGTTGCGGGCAACACAGCAGAGAGGACAACAGTTTTGCCCATGGCGTGTCCAGATGCAAAATCTGCAGGGATAAAGGAGGTCAACATTCGTGACCTCTTGATTGCAAAGAGCCCTAAGGTGAAGGCTCAGGTCGGGTCGACAGAGATTGGATGCCTGTTGGACACCGGAGCAGAGGCTTCCCTTATCCCTGCTGAAGTGTTCCATGCGAAGCTGGAGAAGTTAGGACCGATTGGGGTGGTAGATTCCTCCATCAGAATTGTGGGTGTGGAAGGAAGAGAGATCCCAGTGCAAGGGTACGTGCAGGCTCCAGTCTCCATAGGAAGATACAGTGCCATGGTTGGATTCCTGGTTGTCCCCCAGAAGGTGGTGCATGGAACCGACAAAGTAGACTATCCAATTTTGTTAGGATGTAATGCGCTGAGAAGCTTGTTGAGGTCAGAGGAGGACTCAAGTGATCTTGCCTTGGCAGCAAGGAGTTTAGAGATGCCCCTCATGGGCCCTACACATCTACCAAGCCGTCAAGGAAAAACGCAGGTGGTAACGGGTCCTTCCGTAGAAACCTTCCCTCCTGGATCCGTGAGGGCACTGCATTGCACTCTGAATGCAGATCAACAAGACGAGTCTGAAGGTCTATGGTTGGTGGAAGGAGGAGACAAGAATCACAAGGGCTTGCAGATACTGGAGGGTTGTGTGCCTGGAAGCCAGGGCTTTGACATCCTTGTGATGAACAACGGCACAGATGATGTTGTACTGCAGCCCCACACTGTGGTGGCCTCAGCTGTGGTAGTGCATGGCCGCAAGGAAGTACTTACTCGGTGTAAGGCAGAGACCATTGAGGTTGACGTGTCTGAGGTGTTGGTAGAGCAGGGAGTTGCAGCATCAATGAGTTGTGTTCAGCATGATGATCCCACAAGTAGTACCATGGCGGCTGGGAAAGTGCATGTCAGTCAAGATGATCTCCCTGTTGGTGTAAAACTACCTGACAGGGATCCGCAACAGACACAACTGGTGGAAGAGTTGCTACAAGTCAACAAGGATGCCTTCTCGACTGATGACCTTGACCTAGGACTGTGTGATCTCATACCCCATGAGATAAAGCTGACGACGGAAAAGACGGTGAGACTGCCTTACAGACGCATCCATCCTGAACAGATGGCTGAAGTGCGGGAACTTCTTCAGGACTTATTGGACAGGAATATCATAAGGAAGTCAACTAGTCCGTATGCTAGTTCCGTTGTCCTGGTTCGCAAGAAGTCGGGCAAACTCAGGCTCTGTATCGACTACAGACAGTTGAATTCCATCACAATAAAGGACTCCTTTCCTCTACCACGCATTGAGGAAACTCTGGAAGCAATGTCAGGTGCCCAGTTTTTCAGCTCCCTTGACCTATCCCATGGATATTTCCAGGTGACGATGCATGAGAAATCAATCCCGCTCACAGCTTTTCGTGTACCGTGGGGACTGTATGAGTTTTTGAGACTCCCGCAAGGACTTTGCAACAGCCCTGGGACCTTCCAGAGAGTTATGGAACAGATCTTTGGTGACCTCAATCTTCAGAAGCTAGTCCTATACCTGGATGATGTCCTGATATTTTCGAAGACATTCAAGGAACATGTGGAGACTCTGAATGAGGTCTTTCAACGGCTGATCCAGCATGGACTTAAGCTGAAAGGGTCCAAATGTCATCTCTTCCAATCAGAGGTGTCCCACCTTGGCCACATCGTGAACAGAGAGGGTGTTGCAGTGGACCAGGACAAGGTAGCGCGCATCACTAACTGGCCTACTCCCAAGACCAAGGCAGAACTCAGCTCGTTCCTGGGGTTGGCCTCCTATTACAGGAGATTTGTCCCTGGGTTTGCAGCGATTGCAGGTCCTCTCCACAGTCTGGTTGGGAAGAAGTCGTCTCAACGGAAAGCGGGGAAGGGGCAGCGACCTCACAATGGTGCTTCAGTGGATGCCGGATTTCGATGGAGTCCTGAGGCAGACATGTCGTTCTGCAGGCTCAAGGAGTTACTGACCTCATCGCCTGTGTTATCCTACCCACGGTTTGACCAGGAGTTTTACCTTGAAGTGGATGCATCACTGAGAGGACTGGGGGCCTGCCTCTCCCAAACTGATGACGATGGCAACCTCCATCCTATAGCGTTCGCTAGTCGAGGATTGCGTGGAGCAGAGTGTAGGTACCCAGACTTTTCGAGCTTTAAGATCGAACTCTTAGCCCTTAAATGGGCCGTGACAGACAAGTTCAGGGGTTATCTCCAGTACTCGCGATGTATTGTGCTCACCGATAATAATCCACTAGTGCACCTCCAGACCGCCCAGTTAGGAGCGACGGAGCAGCGTTGGGCAGCCCAGTTGGCACCTTTCAATCTGGAGATTCGATACAAGCCTGGACGTCTGAATGTATGTGCTGATGCCCTCAGTCGCTGCCCAGCAAATGACGATGAAGTGAAGGCCATGATAGGTACTGTAACAAACAGTAGTGTCCTGCCAGCCTCACTGCAAACTGGAGATTCACCTCCAGACTTGGATTCTGAAGTCCAGACCCCTTGCCCGGCAGTGTTCCCATCGTACACTCCTTCACAGTTAGCTACGATGCAACGTGAGGACCAGTACCTAGGTGAGGTGTGGAAGTGCTGGGACACTGGACGCAACCCAGGAGATGAGAGTGCATCTACTTCACCAGAGACCAAGGCATGGTTCAAGCAGTTTCCCAAGCTAGTGGAACATAATGGGGTGCTCTATCGACAGGTGTCAGATCCAGAGATTGGGCCCTGCCGTCAGCTCTTGATCCCAAGCTGCCTCCGAGAGAAGATGTTAGATCTCGCTCACAACCAATGGGGACATCAAGGAGTGAGTAGAACTGTAGGTGTCCTCAGAACTAGGTGTTTCTGGCCAGGTCTACATCAAGATGTCAAGTCGCATGTCAAACAGTGCTTCACTTGTGTTGTGGGCAAGGCTCCGACTCCAACCATACGTACCCAAAGGAGACATCTCGTAGCTTTCAAGCCAATGGAGCTGCTAGCCATTGACTACCTAAAGCTAGACAAAGGAAGGGGAGGGTACGAGGATGTGCTAGTCATGACAGACTGCTTCACAAAGTTCGCACAAGCTGTTCCGTGTCGGAACCAGACAGCAACAGTAGTTGCACACGCCTTACATGATGCCTGGTTTTCCCGCTTTGGTACACCACTAAGGATCCACTCCGACCAGGGCAAGAATTTTGAAAGTGCAGTGATTAGAGAGCTCTGTCAGATGTATGGTGTTGACAAGTCAAGGACCTCTCCTTATCACCCGGAAGGGAATGGCCAAACCGAAAGGTTTAATAGGACATTGTGTGCCATGATCAGATCCCTGTCCCCAGGAGACCGAAGGAAGTGGCCTGACCTGATCAGTCAGTTGGTGTTCCTCTACAATTGTACCCCTCACTGCGTGACAGGCCTGTCACCTTACCGCCTTATGTTCGGGAGGGAGCCATACACACCTCTAGACCAGCTCCTCTCCAATGTTGACACACAATGGAGCGAAGACTTTGTGGCAGACCAGGCAGAGTCCATGAGACGGGCCAATGAGTATGCAAGGAGGCGCATTGAGCAAGCCCAACGtacagagaaggagagacatGATGCCCTACCAATGAGCGCTCCACTGGAGATTGGACGCAGAGTGCTACTGAAGCGATGTGCCTTTGATGGTAGGCATAAGTTGGCGGATAGGTATTACCGTATCCCATATGTGGTGACGGCGAGGAATGAAGCTAAGGATGTGTACACTGTTCGCCCACTCATGGGGGGTCCTGAGAAGAATGTCAATCGGAAGTTGCTCGTACCGGATCCACGCGGGCAAGAGTTACCAGAGCTTCTTGATGATGCTGGTGATGAATGTCCCACACTGCCTGAACAGCAGGATGAAGGCAATAATGACCATCAGGGTGAACCTGACAGTGAGGATGAGGAAAGACCTCCATACTGGATTTTCATTGATGGTCACCACAGGGCTGAGACTGAGACCGGAGATGTTACATCGAGTAGTCTGCGAAGATCCGAGCGGAAGACCAAAGGGATGCACAGCAATCCTTTTCACACCCCTGTTTCGGCCGTAAAGAAACCTCCGTAGTTTCGCCTAAGACAGATTTGATTAGGTGTCTGTAAACTGACGGGCACTCAGTGCCATAGACTAATGTTCATGTTTGTTCAAGGATTATCGCTACCCGGTGGGTTGGTGATAATCGCGGGGAAGTCTGTAGTGGTGTAAAGTTGACCAGATACTGGGGTCTAGTATCGTAGACTAacactttgttttttttccttgacaTTGTTACATGAACTTGGCGTTGGCCTCAGAGAGTTGGGGACACaggtaaatgtgtgtatgtatgtattgtgaATGCACTGTTTCAAGACACACACTGCACACCCAAGAAGAACTGGTTGTGTGGAACAATGCAATGACCAGGTGTTCAAGACTTTCTTGAGACAAAGACTGCATTTGAGCGACCTTATGTGGTGTCTAAAGGCAGATTTCACAGGTTCAAATCCCTCACCAGTGAATGTGAGTATCATAGATTTATCTAGTAACTTTTCATCTCTTGTGACATATGGGGGATACACCCTTAAGTCTACAATCTGTGTTGATGTAACTTGGCTTGCCCAAGAGTTCTTGCATTGTACTAGATCTGGTGCACTAAGCTGTGTAGTAAACAAACATGGAAAGTGATATGCTGCATACTTGAGGCACAGTAATCAAATCACATATTGTGAAATCATTTCTGATCAATAGACTTGTTGTTAATATTGTTAGAGGTATATCCTGTAGATAAAAGAGGATAGTAGAAGTCACTTAACTTGGTTCCAAGGGTGATGTGAGAATGGATCTCAGAGTATACAGTTTATTATACATTTCCTTTGCTCTAATAGTTGTAAGTGGAGTTGTGCTTGTACTTGTAGGGATAGTTTTGATTTAGCTCAAGGTCACTTACAAGGTCAGGTGCTCTGTGTTTGCATAGAGTTATGAGCATGTGGTCTGAGATGTGATGTACATACTGTGAAGTTATGATGTGCACATCAACTTATTCAGAAGTGTTAGTTGAACACAAATTGTCTTCATGATGTAGATAGCCTTTTGCATTCTTAATGCTATGTTACCAAACTCACTAAGTGAATGAGGATAAGTACAATGAGTACTGGCATGGTTTGTGCACGTTAGTATTTAGTATATTTATACCTCATATTTCTAGGGCCAGTTGTCCATTTGTAACGCGACAAGTTGCTCTGTGGCAGGGATCGGCATGGTGCTAAGTAAACGCTGAGAGGTACATGCAGGACTGGTGAGTGACACTGAGATGAATGTACACTGATGTCAGTCATTGTGTATAAATTGGGACAGTGTGTTCATAGTGATATACAAATGGTTTGAGCTAGCACTCACTGGATGGATATGACACAGCTAGGATATAATGTTATAAAGTCATTTTAATAGCACTCTAAGCTCAGCTCGTATGCCAAAGAGGCCAGATGGTTAATTGTTCGGTTGCATAATATGCCATTATATACTGCTCATGTTAGTCAGCTATGTGTCGTTACAAGTGGTGTTAGATCTCTCATTTGTTAGGGGAGTGTATATGACTAAATGCATGGTTGTCTGTGCACTTGTTTCCTTTTATTGGAATGTGAATTGCTTGTACTGGTTCTTGTGTGGAAGAAGTAGGGATGAAGTAGCAATTAATGCATCATACTGCAGCTAAGTATGCAGGGGATAGTTGCTTGGTACAGTACCACGGTACagaatgtatgccatttatcATGATTGGTATTCCGTGATGCATTTATATCCATATTAGAAATATGAGGTGTGACTTTGAATACATATACAGGTGTAATGTAGGCCAATACTGTGTGTAGATACGGAGAAATGCATGGTTTCCTTCTTTATAAAGCGAGTTCTGATTGCTTTAAACAGCAGTGAATGATTTGAAACACATCTTTTTTAATGTTGTTACACTGACTAGACTGGATGGTTTTGATCATAACCTTTTCTTGTGTATAGATGGAGAGAGATGCGTTCATCTCACAGCGAttgaatttaacaatgttgCACCTTgcttttgtaatgtttttttttttgtttgcttgttgaaCAGAGGCTGT of Diadema setosum chromosome 15, eeDiaSeto1, whole genome shotgun sequence contains these proteins:
- the LOC140238895 gene encoding uncharacterized protein → MIRSLSPGDRRKWPDLISQLVFLYNCTPHCVTGLSPYRLMFGREPYTPLDQLLSNVDTQWSEDFVADQAESMRRANEYARRRIEQAQRTEKERHDALPMSAPLEIGRRVLLKRCAFDGRHKLADRYYRIPYVVTARNEAKDVYTVRPLMGGPEKNVNRKLLVPDPRGQELPELLDDAGDECPTLPEQQDEGNNDHQGEPDSEDEERPPYWIFIDGHHRAETETGDVTSSSLRRSERKTKGMHSNPFHTPVSAVKKPP
- the LOC140238531 gene encoding uncharacterized protein, which codes for MSSPQKTSVESSASIGADAMAQLFKQVVGLTGIPMGRLSKFRGPPYRSGEPSLTEWIEEFEEATGSLDLSEDRKARVLIDYLAGPAREEVMCLPETERLKPDSIKEALRLCFGQDETFQSLSSAFHARKQKDGESLSEFSRSLLRMYGRMEAAADTKGEVEALGKLRDKALCDQLVQGAREQSVRRELRRIQLASESKGFTAMRREALLLFQEAEPAGRTGRIREIAEVTTQQSFQQQLVDSQRELASVVTTLKEEVANLRSEIQVLHQSRPRRKPLSEVECHQCGQKGHYKKQCPQGREQETQNQGN